TCAAAATATCTTTAAAAATTAAAATGTAAAACCCAGTTTAAGGCCTATACTTCTTGAATTTGGCACGCCTGCTTGTTCAAAACCAACCCCTCTTGAGTCACTTGATACACCACCTCCTTCCGGATCCAAGCGCATCGTATTGCTTTTGTGCACCCATAAAAGCGCTAAATTTGTCCCAGTAACTGAAACACTTGCGCGTTTTATCCCTTTTATTCTGCTGTATAAAGTTTTTGGCAAATTATAGGATATATAAGCTTCTCTCAACTTTAAGAATGAACCATCAAAAACAAATGTTTCTGCAATGCTATTATTTTCATACCAGTCTTGTGCATTAGTTTCAATGGTGTTTTCTATCCATCCATTATTTCCGTCAGACATAGCAAAGCGTTCATTTTTCATTACATCTCTACCTGCCAAGATAGCACGTTCACGAATTCCATCTGCTGCGGTAATTGATGCTATCCCTGTATTATACCCATGTGCCATTGTTTGGGACCAAATATCGCCACCTTTTCGAAAATCAAGCATAAAGCCAAATCTAAAATCCTTGATGGTAAAATCATTTCGCATCGAAGCCAAGAAATCAGGTACCACGTTACCGATATCTTGAGCATCTAAAGAATTAGCAATTGTTCCTTCCTTTCCAATTTTAATTGCTCCTTTCATTGGTCCGTCTTCGACACGATCAAAACCAGATCCGACTAAAGTGCCCCATGGTTTTCCAACAGATGCCATATTGGAGATCCCCCAAGTCCAGCCAAGTCTATAATCTTTTAAATCCAATTGTGGATATAGTTCAACAACTAAATTATTGTCTTTAGAAAAATTAACTGTTGTTGTCCAATTCAAACCATCACCACCTTTTAGGATATCGCCTCTTAATTGCAATTCAACACCTTTGCTTTTAATTTCACCAGCGTTTAGGAATATCGAACTAAAACCCACCACATTGGATGTCGATACTTGAAGTAGTTGGTTTTTATTTGTTTTATTATAATAAGTAAAATCAAGATGTAAGCGATCTTTGAATAAGCCCAGCTCCGTTCCGATTTCGTATGAAGTAATTGCTTCGGGTTCTAAGCCCTCAATAGCATACGTCATGCTCTTATACATCTGCGCTAAGTTATTATAGGAATCTGTCTGCGCATAGTAGTAATTTCCGTTTTGATACGGACGCGTTGCATTACCAACCTTAACTACATTTAGGCGCAATTTCCAGAAATTTAAATAGTCACTTTTTAACCCTTCAAAACTAGCTGTTGGCAGCCAGCTTAAACTCGCCGAAGGGTAAAAGAATGATTTCGTCAAGGTTGAAGACCAATCATTCCGCGCTGTCAAATCCAGATATAATTCGTCACGCCAGCCTAAACTAGCCTGTGCATAAACAGAATTTGACCGGCCTTTGGAATGGTCCATAACCGTATAAGCATCTCCAATTTTATTGGTAATAGTATAAACCCCTAATACATTTAGCCCCTTAGCACCCAAGGTGTTGGTTTCATATTGATAATCCCGATAGTTGGCGCCTAAAATTCCCGTCAAACTTAAATCGCCAAATTGTTTATTAAAGTTTGCAATAAAATCGGCATTAAATTCAGAATTACTATTTTTTATTTGATTGAATTTACCGTTTTTATTGTCATAGTTAAAATAGGTAGTTTCAAATATATTCGTATTATAATAATCTAAGCCGACTCGACCTTCAAATTTTAAGAAATCAAAGGGTTGATAGTACAAAGATGTCTTCCCAAATATACGATTCATCTTCAAAGCATTTTGCGATTTATTCATCGTGAAGTAAGGATTCATGTGGTACACGGAATTCCAATTGTAATAGGTATAGTTGCCCTGCTCATCTACCTGATCCCAATTATTTTTCAGGTCTTGCATATCTACCTGGCGGCCGAACCAAATCAAGCCATTCATTGGATTGGCACCGTCATAACCTTGGGTGACTAAGTTATTACTTTCAGTACGTGTGAAATTACTCATAATATCATATGAAACTTTATCACTGATTTTATAATTATTATTTATTTGTGCCGTATATTTCTTTTGATCGGTATTGGGTACTGTTCCGCGTTGATCACGAAAAGAAATGGAAGCTCTCGTGGATGAACGATCTGTTTTTGAAAGTAAAGAAACGTTATGATTTTGGGAAAAACCTGTCTGGAAAAAATCCTTAACGTTATTTTTATGGGAAATCCAATCGGTAGCTTCGCGCACCCCATTATTGACAGGACTATTAAATTGAGGAACCTTTAATCCGATATCCAATCTTGCCCCCCAGGATTCATCTATATTGTCATTTGTACCAAAACTTCCTGTCCCATCAACATAACTAAATGATTTCTTCAATACATAATCCTGATACGACATGCCAGCGCCATTAATTTTATAACTGTATTCATCCCCTCTTGAACCTTGGCCATATAAATTTTGATATTTGGGTAAATTAGCTGCTCGATCAATGGAAAAATTTCCATCATAGGATATTTGTACTCCATTCTCCGCCCGCTTTCCCGATTTCGTTGTAATCATAATAACGCCTGTACCGGCACGCATACCATAAAGTGCAGCAGCTCCACCTTTCAGAATATTGATACTTTCGATATCATCCGGATTAATATCATTTAATCCCGAACCATAATCCACCCCAGAGTAGGTATTATCACCCGAACGTTGCGTATTATTGGTAATTGGTACTCCATCGACAACAATTAACGGCTGCTGATCTGCCTGCAGAGAAGAGTTTCCCCGAATAGAAATACGAGCTGAGGATCCTATTGCTCCACCAAATTGGTTTACTTGTACACCAGCAGCCTTACCCGCCAAAGCTCCCGTTAAACTGTTTGCTCCCGCGTCAGTCAAAACTTCAGCTTTCAATTCCTGAGTGGCATATCCCAAAGATTTTTTTTCCCGGGTAATTCCCATCGCAGTGACCACAACTTCGTCCAAATTGCGCTCATCGGTCGTTAATGTAACCTGAATTGTACTCTGATTGGTTAAATTCACTTCCTTACGACCATAACCGATAGCCGAAACGCTTAAAGTCCCTGCCTGCTTGTAGTT
The genomic region above belongs to Sphingobacterium zeae and contains:
- a CDS encoding SusC/RagA family TonB-linked outer membrane protein — encoded protein: MNRKSIAMLAATVLVSSAVYAQTVLKGKVVDQDGKPIPGVTLKLKDGTATQTGQNGEFTINYKQAGTLSVSAIGYGRKEVNLTNQSTIQVTLTTDERNLDEVVVTAMGITREKKSLGYATQELKAEVLTDAGANSLTGALAGKAAGVQVNQFGGAIGSSARISIRGNSSLQADQQPLIVVDGVPITNNTQRSGDNTYSGVDYGSGLNDINPDDIESINILKGGAAALYGMRAGTGVIMITTKSGKRAENGVQISYDGNFSIDRAANLPKYQNLYGQGSRGDEYSYKINGAGMSYQDYVLKKSFSYVDGTGSFGTNDNIDESWGARLDIGLKVPQFNSPVNNGVREATDWISHKNNVKDFFQTGFSQNHNVSLLSKTDRSSTRASISFRDQRGTVPNTDQKKYTAQINNNYKISDKVSYDIMSNFTRTESNNLVTQGYDGANPMNGLIWFGRQVDMQDLKNNWDQVDEQGNYTYYNWNSVYHMNPYFTMNKSQNALKMNRIFGKTSLYYQPFDFLKFEGRVGLDYYNTNIFETTYFNYDNKNGKFNQIKNSNSEFNADFIANFNKQFGDLSLTGILGANYRDYQYETNTLGAKGLNVLGVYTITNKIGDAYTVMDHSKGRSNSVYAQASLGWRDELYLDLTARNDWSSTLTKSFFYPSASLSWLPTASFEGLKSDYLNFWKLRLNVVKVGNATRPYQNGNYYYAQTDSYNNLAQMYKSMTYAIEGLEPEAITSYEIGTELGLFKDRLHLDFTYYNKTNKNQLLQVSTSNVVGFSSIFLNAGEIKSKGVELQLRGDILKGGDGLNWTTTVNFSKDNNLVVELYPQLDLKDYRLGWTWGISNMASVGKPWGTLVGSGFDRVEDGPMKGAIKIGKEGTIANSLDAQDIGNVVPDFLASMRNDFTIKDFRFGFMLDFRKGGDIWSQTMAHGYNTGIASITAADGIRERAILAGRDVMKNERFAMSDGNNGWIENTIETNAQDWYENNSIAETFVFDGSFLKLREAYISYNLPKTLYSRIKGIKRASVSVTGTNLALLWVHKSNTMRLDPEGGGVSSDSRGVGFEQAGVPNSRSIGLKLGFTF